The Pseudoliparis swirei isolate HS2019 ecotype Mariana Trench chromosome 1, NWPU_hadal_v1, whole genome shotgun sequence genome has a window encoding:
- the LOC130197026 gene encoding lysine-specific histone demethylase 2 isoform X2: protein MLSDADYSGNAPGNARRARKRSSGESPADGQTLRSSGRQSTVRVKRTNNPPPGQSKRKATDTEEEDDPSEKKYRKCEKAGCSATYPVCFASASDRCAKNGYTSRWYHLSCGEHFCNECFDHYYRSHKDGYEVFALWKKVWTSNGKSEPSLKAFMADQQLPFWVQCTKPDCGKWRQLTKDIQLTASLAAAYRCGMKFNNIKSEGLDHCSQPEDLRVAEVSESWWHSMLILPPLFKDSPAGPFLAAYYPDCVGMSPSGAAGNPSPAELRADHCRAVPPQIPGLCPYFQPFYQPNECGKALCVRPDMMELDELYEFPEFSRDPTMYLALRNLILASWHRNCKEVLTTQTCGVHIVARGLVRVRCVQELDRVLHFMTRKGLINTGVLAVKRPLLPQRHGSRSVIVIGAGASGLAAARQLQNFGTRVVVLEARERIGGRVWDDTSLGATVGRGAQIVNGCVNNPVALMCEQMGIKMRKLGERCDLFQEGGQVTDPAIDKRMDFHFNAILDVVSEWRKDKSQSQDAPLRDKVQEVKKNFLQESGIQFSELEEKVLQFHLSNLEYACGSTLDQVSARSWDHNEFFAQFSGDHALLAQGYSAVLHKLAEGLDIRTKCPVQAVDYSGDVVKVTASNGSQWTAQKVLVTVPLTLLQKNSIQFQPALPERKLKAIHSLGAGIIEKIALQFPYRFWDKKIQGADYFGHIPPGPDSRGEAGRPHVRYHW, encoded by the exons ATGCTGTCGGACGCAG ACTATTCCGGGAATGCCCCCGGGAATGCTCGGCGAGCCAGGAAGAGGAGCTCCGGGGAGTCCCCGGCGGACGGCCAGACGCTGCGCTCCTCCGGGAGGCAGAGCACCGTGCGCGTGAAGCGCACCAACAACCctccacctggacag AGCAAAAGAAAAGCCACGGAcacggaggaggaagacgacccGTCGGAGAAGAAGTACAGGAAGTGTGAGAAGGCGGGATGCTCCGCCACGTACCCAGTTTGCTTTGCGAGCGCCTCTGACAG gtGCGCTAAAAACGGATACACGTCCCGCTGGTACCACCTGTCATGCGGTGAGCATTTTTGCAACGAGTGTTTCGATCACTACTACCGCAG TCACAAAGATGGCTACGAGGTCTTTGCTCTGTGGAAGAAGGTGTGGACCAGTAACGGGAAAAGTGAGCCCAGTCTGAAAGCCTTCATGGCCGATCAGCAGCTTCCATTCTGG GTCCAGTGTACGAAGCCGGACTGTGGCAAGTGGCGCCAGCTGACCAAGGACATCCAACTCACGGCCTCACTTGCGGCCGCGTACCGCTGTGGGATGAAGTTCAACAACATCAAg AGCGAGGGGTTGGACCACTGCTCCCAACCAGAGGACTTG CGGGTGGCCGAGGTGTCCGAGAGCTGGTGGCACTCCATGTTGATTTTGCCGCCGTTGTTCAAAGACAGCCCCGCCGGCCCCTTCCTCGCCGCCTACTACCCCGACTGCGTGGGGATGAGTCCGTCGGGCGCCGCCGGCAACCCGTCTCCGGCCGAGCTCCGGGCGGACCACTGCCGAGCCGTCCCGCCGCAGA TTCCAGGCCTGTGTCCGTACTTCCAGCCCTTCTACCAGCCCAACGAGTGCGGCAAGGCTCTGTGCGTCCGGCCGGACATGATGGAGCTGGACGAGCTCTACGAGTTCCCCGAGTTCTCCCGCGACCCCACCATGTATTTGGCATTGCGCAACCTCATCCTGGCCTCCTGGCACAGGAACTGCAAG GAGGTGCTGACGACCCAGACGTGTGGCGTGCACATCGTCGCCCGGGGGCTGGTGCGCGTGCGCTGCGTGCAGGAGTTGGACCGCGTGCTCCACTTCATGACCCGGAAGGGCCTCATCAACACCGGCGTGCTGGCGGTGAAGCGGCCCCTGCTCCCGCAACGCCACGGCTCC AGGAGCGTCATCGTCATCGGCGCCGGGGCTTCGGGGCTGGCTGCTGCGCGGCAACTGCAAAACTTTGGCACTCGG GTGGTGGTGCTCGAGGCGAGGGAGAGGATCGGCGGGCGCGTGTGGGACGACACGTCTCTGGGCGCCACCGTGGGCCGGGGGGCTCAGATCGTCAACGGCTGCGTGAACAACCCTGTTGCCCTCatgtgtgaacag ATGGGCATCAAGATGCGCAAGCTGGGCGAGCGGTGCGACCTCTTCCAGGAGGGGGGGCAGGTCACCGACCCGGCCATCGACAAGCGCATGGACTTCCACTTCAACGCCATCCTGGACGTGGTGTCGGAGTGGAGGAAGGACAAGTCCCAGAGCCAGGACGCGCCTCTGAGAG ATAAGGtccaggaggtgaagaagaactTCCTCCAGGAGTCTGGGATCCAGTTCAGCGAGTTGGAGGAGAAGGTGCTTCAGTTCCACCTCAGCAACCTGGAGTACGCCTGCGGCAGCACgctggaccag GTATCGGCGAGGTCTTGGGACCACAACGAGTTCTTCGCCCAGTTCTCAGGAGACCACGCGCTGCTCGCCCAGGGCTACTCCGCCGTGCTCCACAAGCTGGCCGAGGGCCTGGACATCCGCACCAAGTGCCCG GTCCAGGCCGTTGATTACTCGGGTGACGTCGTCAAGGTCACCGCCTCCAACGGGTCCCAGTGGACGGCGCAGAAG gtTCTGGTGACCGTCCCGTTGACTTTGCTCCAGAAGAACTCGATTCAGTTCCAGCCGGCGCTCCCTGAAAGGAAGCTGAAGGCGATCCACAGTCTGGGAGCCGGCATCATCGAAAAG ATCGCGCTCCAGTTCCCGTACCGGTTCTGGGACAAGAAGATCCAAGGGGCGGACTACTTCGGTCACATCCCCCCGGGGCCCGACAGCAGAG gggaagCAGGCCGTCCTCATGTCCGTTATCACTGGTGA
- the LOC130197026 gene encoding lysine-specific histone demethylase 2 isoform X1 produces the protein MLSDADYSGNAPGNARRARKRSSGESPADGQTLRSSGRQSTVRVKRTNNPPPGQSKRKATDTEEEDDPSEKKYRKCEKAGCSATYPVCFASASDRCAKNGYTSRWYHLSCGEHFCNECFDHYYRSHKDGYEVFALWKKVWTSNGKSEPSLKAFMADQQLPFWVQCTKPDCGKWRQLTKDIQLTASLAAAYRCGMKFNNIKSEGLDHCSQPEDLRVAEVSESWWHSMLILPPLFKDSPAGPFLAAYYPDCVGMSPSGAAGNPSPAELRADHCRAVPPQIPGLCPYFQPFYQPNECGKALCVRPDMMELDELYEFPEFSRDPTMYLALRNLILASWHRNCKEVLTTQTCGVHIVARGLVRVRCVQELDRVLHFMTRKGLINTGVLAVKRPLLPQRHGSRSVIVIGAGASGLAAARQLQNFGTRVVVLEARERIGGRVWDDTSLGATVGRGAQIVNGCVNNPVALMCEQMGIKMRKLGERCDLFQEGGQVTDPAIDKRMDFHFNAILDVVSEWRKDKSQSQDAPLRDKVQEVKKNFLQESGIQFSELEEKVLQFHLSNLEYACGSTLDQVSARSWDHNEFFAQFSGDHALLAQGYSAVLHKLAEGLDIRTKCPVQAVDYSGDVVKVTASNGSQWTAQKVLVTVPLTLLQKNSIQFQPALPERKLKAIHSLGAGIIEKIALQFPYRFWDKKIQGADYFGHIPPGPDSRGMFSVFYDMEPQGKQAVLMSVITGDAVAAVRDMEDRQVVDECMKVLRELFKEQDVPEPLRSLVTHWSRDPWSQMSYSFVKTGGSGEAYDVLAEDVQGRVFFAGEATNRHFPQTVTGAYLSGVREASKMAAM, from the exons ATGCTGTCGGACGCAG ACTATTCCGGGAATGCCCCCGGGAATGCTCGGCGAGCCAGGAAGAGGAGCTCCGGGGAGTCCCCGGCGGACGGCCAGACGCTGCGCTCCTCCGGGAGGCAGAGCACCGTGCGCGTGAAGCGCACCAACAACCctccacctggacag AGCAAAAGAAAAGCCACGGAcacggaggaggaagacgacccGTCGGAGAAGAAGTACAGGAAGTGTGAGAAGGCGGGATGCTCCGCCACGTACCCAGTTTGCTTTGCGAGCGCCTCTGACAG gtGCGCTAAAAACGGATACACGTCCCGCTGGTACCACCTGTCATGCGGTGAGCATTTTTGCAACGAGTGTTTCGATCACTACTACCGCAG TCACAAAGATGGCTACGAGGTCTTTGCTCTGTGGAAGAAGGTGTGGACCAGTAACGGGAAAAGTGAGCCCAGTCTGAAAGCCTTCATGGCCGATCAGCAGCTTCCATTCTGG GTCCAGTGTACGAAGCCGGACTGTGGCAAGTGGCGCCAGCTGACCAAGGACATCCAACTCACGGCCTCACTTGCGGCCGCGTACCGCTGTGGGATGAAGTTCAACAACATCAAg AGCGAGGGGTTGGACCACTGCTCCCAACCAGAGGACTTG CGGGTGGCCGAGGTGTCCGAGAGCTGGTGGCACTCCATGTTGATTTTGCCGCCGTTGTTCAAAGACAGCCCCGCCGGCCCCTTCCTCGCCGCCTACTACCCCGACTGCGTGGGGATGAGTCCGTCGGGCGCCGCCGGCAACCCGTCTCCGGCCGAGCTCCGGGCGGACCACTGCCGAGCCGTCCCGCCGCAGA TTCCAGGCCTGTGTCCGTACTTCCAGCCCTTCTACCAGCCCAACGAGTGCGGCAAGGCTCTGTGCGTCCGGCCGGACATGATGGAGCTGGACGAGCTCTACGAGTTCCCCGAGTTCTCCCGCGACCCCACCATGTATTTGGCATTGCGCAACCTCATCCTGGCCTCCTGGCACAGGAACTGCAAG GAGGTGCTGACGACCCAGACGTGTGGCGTGCACATCGTCGCCCGGGGGCTGGTGCGCGTGCGCTGCGTGCAGGAGTTGGACCGCGTGCTCCACTTCATGACCCGGAAGGGCCTCATCAACACCGGCGTGCTGGCGGTGAAGCGGCCCCTGCTCCCGCAACGCCACGGCTCC AGGAGCGTCATCGTCATCGGCGCCGGGGCTTCGGGGCTGGCTGCTGCGCGGCAACTGCAAAACTTTGGCACTCGG GTGGTGGTGCTCGAGGCGAGGGAGAGGATCGGCGGGCGCGTGTGGGACGACACGTCTCTGGGCGCCACCGTGGGCCGGGGGGCTCAGATCGTCAACGGCTGCGTGAACAACCCTGTTGCCCTCatgtgtgaacag ATGGGCATCAAGATGCGCAAGCTGGGCGAGCGGTGCGACCTCTTCCAGGAGGGGGGGCAGGTCACCGACCCGGCCATCGACAAGCGCATGGACTTCCACTTCAACGCCATCCTGGACGTGGTGTCGGAGTGGAGGAAGGACAAGTCCCAGAGCCAGGACGCGCCTCTGAGAG ATAAGGtccaggaggtgaagaagaactTCCTCCAGGAGTCTGGGATCCAGTTCAGCGAGTTGGAGGAGAAGGTGCTTCAGTTCCACCTCAGCAACCTGGAGTACGCCTGCGGCAGCACgctggaccag GTATCGGCGAGGTCTTGGGACCACAACGAGTTCTTCGCCCAGTTCTCAGGAGACCACGCGCTGCTCGCCCAGGGCTACTCCGCCGTGCTCCACAAGCTGGCCGAGGGCCTGGACATCCGCACCAAGTGCCCG GTCCAGGCCGTTGATTACTCGGGTGACGTCGTCAAGGTCACCGCCTCCAACGGGTCCCAGTGGACGGCGCAGAAG gtTCTGGTGACCGTCCCGTTGACTTTGCTCCAGAAGAACTCGATTCAGTTCCAGCCGGCGCTCCCTGAAAGGAAGCTGAAGGCGATCCACAGTCTGGGAGCCGGCATCATCGAAAAG ATCGCGCTCCAGTTCCCGTACCGGTTCTGGGACAAGAAGATCCAAGGGGCGGACTACTTCGGTCACATCCCCCCGGGGCCCGACAGCAGAGGCATGTTCAGTGTCTTCTACGACATGGAGCCACAG gggaagCAGGCCGTCCTCATGTCCGTTATCACTGGTGATGCTGTGGCTGCTGTCCGGGACATGGAGGACCGGCAGGTGGTGGACGAGTGCATGAAGGTGCTGCGGGAGCTCTTCAAAGAGCAG GACGTCCCGGAGCCGCTGCGTTCCCTGGTCACCCACTGGAGCAGAGACCCGTGGTCCCAGATGTCCTACAGCTTCGTGAAGACGGGGGGCAGCGGAGAGGCCTACGACGTCCTGGCCGAAGACGTGCAGGGGAGAGTCTTCTTCGCCGGAGAG GCCACCAACAGACATTTCCCTCAGACGGTGACGGGGGCCTACCTGAGCGGGGTGAGAGAGGCCAGCAAGATGGCTGCCATGTGA
- the tekt1 gene encoding tektin-1 — translation MSVPGHSPQQGEGTKLMNFEVLRNSSELFRAECTRLMLETEKACKRMQNDDSKRLDQRVRDIQFLKKELELKLEEVVVEIDVLVALQSRVAKALEACTQTLNVSVVCLEERKHLPSRRLHDEVDRELLKEKEVVEGVASLLQRVAEQITEQIRLDRSAKYQLEKDLKEKFEAECIDTSCLLMTHHAISNLQRARDTGAVPPSSAVTPKQWENISDVNMAKAEQQQANSVALRALVECLLEQTAADMQRQVQATAAAFQLNVREIKSAKSQMEDQLAAIVSEFASQERIAEDLQVAIAERDQVLSLAQARLALRRQRPGKEQCHDPAQAQLLTEVRQLSAHIGTLQEAWGRSGEEQRALVRCQLELQDGVEAEANALYVDEVVCARQRERVVVHNF, via the exons ATGTCTGTCCCGGGCCACAGTCCCCAGCAGGGTGAAGGAACCAAGCTTATGAATTTTGAGGTTCTGCGGAACAGCTCCGAGCTCTTCAGAGCAGAATGCACGAGGCTGATGCTGGAAACCGAGAAAGCGTGCAAGCGCATGCAGAACGATGACAGCAAGCGACTCG ATCAGCGGGTCAGAGACATCCAGTTTCTGAAGAAGGAGTTGGAGCTGAAGCTGGAGGAGGTCGTCGTGGAGATCGACGTCCTCGTGGCGTTGCAGAGCAGGGTGGCGAAAGCCCTGGAGGCCTGCACACAGACTCTGAACGTTTCCGTGGTCTGtctggaggagag GAAGCACCTCCCCTCTCGGAGGCTTCACGACGAGGTGGACAGagagctgctgaaggagaaggaggtggttGAGGGAGTGGCTTCCCTCCTGCAGAGGGTCGCGGAGCAGATCACCGAGCAGATCAG ACTGGACCGATCTGCCAAGTACCAGCTGGAGAAGGATCTGAAGGAGAAGTTCGAGGCCGAGTGCATCgacacctcctgtctcctgatGACCCACCACGCCATCAGCAACCTGCAGCGGGCCAGAGACACTGGAGCTGTCCCGCCGAG ctcggCGGTGACCCCAAAGCAGTGGGAGAACATCTCTGACGTCAACATGGCCAaagcggagcagcagcaggccaACTCGGTGGCCCTCAGGGCCCTGGTGGAATGTCTCCTGGAGCAGACGGCCGCCGACATGCAGCGGCAGGTCCAGGCCACGGCGGCGGCCTTCCAGCTGAACGTCCGGGAGATCAAGTCCGCCAAGAGCCAGATGGAGGATCAGCTGGCCGCG atTGTGTCTGAGTTCGCCAGCCAGGAAAGGATTGCGGAGGATCTGCAGGTGGCCATCGCGGAGAGGGACCAGGTCCTGAGTCTGGCCCAGGCCCGGCTGGCTCTGCGCCGCCAGAGGCCCGGCAAAGAGCAGTGCCACGACCCGGCACAGGCCCAGCTCCTGACCGAGGTCCGGCAGCTCAGCGCTCACATCGGCAC GCTGCAGGAGGCGTGGGGCCGGTcgggggaggagcagagggctcTGGtccgctgccagctggagctgcaGGACGGCGTGGAGGCCGAGGCCAACGCGCTCTACGTCGACGAGGTCGTCTGCGCCCGGCAGCGGGAGCGCGTCGTCGTACACAACTTCTGA
- the LOC130195928 gene encoding probable C-mannosyltransferase DPY19L4 isoform X1, with protein MTELKYRKTDCLEGGSDEQLDLTSTHARDPVDAGDDAGASVGGDDEQREEEEEEEGEVQEEDAQQKREESNAPESSAKRTKCSSACKSGLLQHLARLFFGCLAAAACGVLYATYMSLYHGRKFWFSIRQDVEREITFQGGSGLYYFYYKHMLTAPSFEKGFYELTLDNGTVSGQTINAVERFSLYPELILSFIYRVTGSQDFVEPIYFYIGAVFGLQSIYVIALFVCSWVMSGTWVSGMLAVSWYVINRPDTTKVDYAIPLRDNWALPYFSCQVATLTGFLSNNISSATEMCCYCTLTATTFIFLLVWEHSHYVLFVQGLCLFLLDSFDLVPPRKIADVHKAYLGALFLAYLLQFQNPSLVSSPLLSLLIGSVLARYFQQKMKMGPFVARVMKLFLHFHLVFTTGITFSYLVKKLVPVSGGDFILKFLEVKFWLNTTTDFITNFLLCQESLQTPGQDLFLRLTQTSVLPFYLLVLTVCLLSTLQTIYRRLSGQPRKTDLRLEDGRIGEQPEVIYHVFHTLLFGGLALLFDGMKYLWTPYVCMFTAFGVCSPDLWMTVFKWLKLKSIHPVVLSMILSTAVPTIIGFSLWREYCPRILAELSDVQEFYDPDTVELISWIKSQAPAAAVFAGSPQLLGTVKLCSGSAVTSLPLYSDIDLLRRTEDTYQVYALRSPEDVYKILTSQKANYVIIEESICNALSLNEGCRIKDLLDVANGHVVHDKGEIYSFSKHGRFCHELKMNYSPYTNYFTRVFWNRSYHVYKVNSVISFQF; from the exons ATGACGGAGTTAAAATATCGTAAAACGGACTGTCTGGAGGGAGGAAGCGACGAGCAGCTGGACCTGACGAGCACAC ATGCCCGAGATCCGGTGGACGCGGGAGACGACGCGGGTGCGTCCGTCGGTGGAGATGACGAGcagcgagaagaagaagaagaagaagagggtgaaGTCCAAGAAGAGGATGCACAGCAGAAACGGGAAGAATCCAACGCACCCGAGTCCTCTGCCAAGCGAACCAAGTGCTCCTCTGCATGTAAGT CGGGTTTGCTGCAGCACCTCGCGAGGCTGTTCTTCGGATGCCTGGCGGCGGCTGCCTGCGGCGTGCTGTACGCCACGTATATGTCGCTGTATCACGGCAGGAAGTTTTGGTTTTCCATCAGACAG GACGTTGAGCGAGAAATCACCTTCCAAGGCGGCAGCGGGCTCTATTACTTCTACTACAAGCACATGCTGACGGCACCGTCCTTTGAGAAGG GCTTCTATGAGCTGACGCTAGACAACGGGACGGTGTCCGGTCAGACGATCAACGCAGTGGAGCGTTTTTCTCTGTATCCGGAGCTCATCTTAAGCTTCATATACAGAGTCACTGGCAGCCAG gATTTTGTGGAGCCGATCTACTTCTACATCGGAGCGGTCTTCGGCCTCCAGTCCATCTACGTCATCGCCCTGTTCGTGTGCAGCTGGGTGATGAGCGGCACCTGGGTGTCCGGCATGTTGGCCGTGTCCTGGTACGTGATCAACAG ACCGGATACAACCAAAGTGGACTACGCCATTCCTCTGCGGGACAACTGGGCTCTGCCTTACTTCTCTTGCCAGGTTGCAACTCTGACTGGATTCCTAAGCAATAACATCAGCTCTGCCACCGAG ATGTGTTGCTACTGCACGCTGACCGCCACcaccttcatcttcctcctggtGTGGGAGCACAGCCACTACGTGCTCTTCGTCCAAGGCCTCTGTCTGTTCTTGCTGGACTCTTTTGACCTGGTGCCGCCGCGTAAG ATAGCCGACGTTCACAAAGCTTACCTCGGCGCTCTGTTCCTCGCCTACCTGCTCCAGTTTCAGAACCCGTCTCTGGTCAGCTCGCCTCTGCTCAGCCTCCTGATTGGCTCAGTGCTCGCGAGGTACTTCCAG CAAAAGATGAAGATGGGACCTTTTGTGGCCAGAGTCATGAAGCtcttcctccacttccacctGGTCTTCACCACAGGGATCACCTTCAGTTACCTGGTCAAG AAACTTGTACCTGTCAGTGGCGGTGACTTCATTTTGAAATTCCTTGAAGTAAAATTTTGGCTCAACACGACGAC TGACTTCATCACCAACTTCCTCCTGTGCCAAGAGAGTTTGCAGACGCCCGGTCAGGACCTGTTCCTACGACTGACGCAGACCTCGGTCCTGCCCTTCTACTTGCTGGTGCTCACTGTGTGCCTGCTGTCCACCCTGCAGACCATTTACAGAAGACTCAG TGGCCAGCCGAGGAAAACCGACCTCAGACTTGAAGACGGACGAATAGGGGAGCAGCCAGAAGTCATATATCACGTTTTCCACACGTTGCTGTTCGGAGGCCTGGCCCTGCTGTTTGACGG GATGAAATATTTATGGACCCCGTACGTCTGCATGTTTACAGCATTCGGCGTGTGTTCTCCAGACCTCTGGATGACCGTGTTCAAGTGGCTCAAACTGAAGTCCATCCACCCGGTGGTCCTG TCTATGATCCTGAGCACGGCGGTTCCGACTATCATTGGTTTCAGTTTATGGAGAGAG TACTGCCCTCGCATCTTAGCCGAGTTGTCTGACGTGCAGGAGTTTTACGACCCGGACACAGTGGAGCTGATCAGCTGGATCAA GTCCCAGGCTCCGGCGGCCGCAGTCTTTGCTGGAAGCCCTCAGCTGTTGGGAACGGTgaagttgtgttcagggtcagccGTGACCAGTTTACCGCTGTACTCTGACATCGACCTGCTGAGGAGGACTGAAGAC ACTTACCAGGTGTATGCCTTGAGGTCTCCAGAGGACGTCTACAAGATTCTGACCTCTCAGAAGGCGAACTACGTGATCATCGAGGAGTCGATCTGCAACGCGCTGAGTCTCAACGAAGGCTGTCGGATCAAAGACCTGCTGGACGTCGCCAACGGACAC GTGGTTCATGACAAAGGAGAGATCTACTCCTTCTCCAAGCACGGCCGCTTCTGCCACGAGCTGAAGATGAACTACTCGCCCTACACAAACTACTTCACCCGGGTGTTCTGGAACCGCTCGTACCACGTGTACAAAGTCAACTCCGTCATCTCCTTTCAGTTCTGA
- the LOC130195928 gene encoding probable C-mannosyltransferase DPY19L4 isoform X2, whose protein sequence is MTELKYRKTDCLEGGSDEQLDLTSTHARDPVDAGDDAGASVGGDDEQREEEEEEEGEVQEEDAQQKREESNAPESSAKRTKCSSASGLLQHLARLFFGCLAAAACGVLYATYMSLYHGRKFWFSIRQDVEREITFQGGSGLYYFYYKHMLTAPSFEKGFYELTLDNGTVSGQTINAVERFSLYPELILSFIYRVTGSQDFVEPIYFYIGAVFGLQSIYVIALFVCSWVMSGTWVSGMLAVSWYVINRPDTTKVDYAIPLRDNWALPYFSCQVATLTGFLSNNISSATEMCCYCTLTATTFIFLLVWEHSHYVLFVQGLCLFLLDSFDLVPPRKIADVHKAYLGALFLAYLLQFQNPSLVSSPLLSLLIGSVLARYFQQKMKMGPFVARVMKLFLHFHLVFTTGITFSYLVKKLVPVSGGDFILKFLEVKFWLNTTTDFITNFLLCQESLQTPGQDLFLRLTQTSVLPFYLLVLTVCLLSTLQTIYRRLSGQPRKTDLRLEDGRIGEQPEVIYHVFHTLLFGGLALLFDGMKYLWTPYVCMFTAFGVCSPDLWMTVFKWLKLKSIHPVVLSMILSTAVPTIIGFSLWREYCPRILAELSDVQEFYDPDTVELISWIKSQAPAAAVFAGSPQLLGTVKLCSGSAVTSLPLYSDIDLLRRTEDTYQVYALRSPEDVYKILTSQKANYVIIEESICNALSLNEGCRIKDLLDVANGHVVHDKGEIYSFSKHGRFCHELKMNYSPYTNYFTRVFWNRSYHVYKVNSVISFQF, encoded by the exons ATGACGGAGTTAAAATATCGTAAAACGGACTGTCTGGAGGGAGGAAGCGACGAGCAGCTGGACCTGACGAGCACAC ATGCCCGAGATCCGGTGGACGCGGGAGACGACGCGGGTGCGTCCGTCGGTGGAGATGACGAGcagcgagaagaagaagaagaagaagagggtgaaGTCCAAGAAGAGGATGCACAGCAGAAACGGGAAGAATCCAACGCACCCGAGTCCTCTGCCAAGCGAACCAAGTGCTCCTCTGCAT CGGGTTTGCTGCAGCACCTCGCGAGGCTGTTCTTCGGATGCCTGGCGGCGGCTGCCTGCGGCGTGCTGTACGCCACGTATATGTCGCTGTATCACGGCAGGAAGTTTTGGTTTTCCATCAGACAG GACGTTGAGCGAGAAATCACCTTCCAAGGCGGCAGCGGGCTCTATTACTTCTACTACAAGCACATGCTGACGGCACCGTCCTTTGAGAAGG GCTTCTATGAGCTGACGCTAGACAACGGGACGGTGTCCGGTCAGACGATCAACGCAGTGGAGCGTTTTTCTCTGTATCCGGAGCTCATCTTAAGCTTCATATACAGAGTCACTGGCAGCCAG gATTTTGTGGAGCCGATCTACTTCTACATCGGAGCGGTCTTCGGCCTCCAGTCCATCTACGTCATCGCCCTGTTCGTGTGCAGCTGGGTGATGAGCGGCACCTGGGTGTCCGGCATGTTGGCCGTGTCCTGGTACGTGATCAACAG ACCGGATACAACCAAAGTGGACTACGCCATTCCTCTGCGGGACAACTGGGCTCTGCCTTACTTCTCTTGCCAGGTTGCAACTCTGACTGGATTCCTAAGCAATAACATCAGCTCTGCCACCGAG ATGTGTTGCTACTGCACGCTGACCGCCACcaccttcatcttcctcctggtGTGGGAGCACAGCCACTACGTGCTCTTCGTCCAAGGCCTCTGTCTGTTCTTGCTGGACTCTTTTGACCTGGTGCCGCCGCGTAAG ATAGCCGACGTTCACAAAGCTTACCTCGGCGCTCTGTTCCTCGCCTACCTGCTCCAGTTTCAGAACCCGTCTCTGGTCAGCTCGCCTCTGCTCAGCCTCCTGATTGGCTCAGTGCTCGCGAGGTACTTCCAG CAAAAGATGAAGATGGGACCTTTTGTGGCCAGAGTCATGAAGCtcttcctccacttccacctGGTCTTCACCACAGGGATCACCTTCAGTTACCTGGTCAAG AAACTTGTACCTGTCAGTGGCGGTGACTTCATTTTGAAATTCCTTGAAGTAAAATTTTGGCTCAACACGACGAC TGACTTCATCACCAACTTCCTCCTGTGCCAAGAGAGTTTGCAGACGCCCGGTCAGGACCTGTTCCTACGACTGACGCAGACCTCGGTCCTGCCCTTCTACTTGCTGGTGCTCACTGTGTGCCTGCTGTCCACCCTGCAGACCATTTACAGAAGACTCAG TGGCCAGCCGAGGAAAACCGACCTCAGACTTGAAGACGGACGAATAGGGGAGCAGCCAGAAGTCATATATCACGTTTTCCACACGTTGCTGTTCGGAGGCCTGGCCCTGCTGTTTGACGG GATGAAATATTTATGGACCCCGTACGTCTGCATGTTTACAGCATTCGGCGTGTGTTCTCCAGACCTCTGGATGACCGTGTTCAAGTGGCTCAAACTGAAGTCCATCCACCCGGTGGTCCTG TCTATGATCCTGAGCACGGCGGTTCCGACTATCATTGGTTTCAGTTTATGGAGAGAG TACTGCCCTCGCATCTTAGCCGAGTTGTCTGACGTGCAGGAGTTTTACGACCCGGACACAGTGGAGCTGATCAGCTGGATCAA GTCCCAGGCTCCGGCGGCCGCAGTCTTTGCTGGAAGCCCTCAGCTGTTGGGAACGGTgaagttgtgttcagggtcagccGTGACCAGTTTACCGCTGTACTCTGACATCGACCTGCTGAGGAGGACTGAAGAC ACTTACCAGGTGTATGCCTTGAGGTCTCCAGAGGACGTCTACAAGATTCTGACCTCTCAGAAGGCGAACTACGTGATCATCGAGGAGTCGATCTGCAACGCGCTGAGTCTCAACGAAGGCTGTCGGATCAAAGACCTGCTGGACGTCGCCAACGGACAC GTGGTTCATGACAAAGGAGAGATCTACTCCTTCTCCAAGCACGGCCGCTTCTGCCACGAGCTGAAGATGAACTACTCGCCCTACACAAACTACTTCACCCGGGTGTTCTGGAACCGCTCGTACCACGTGTACAAAGTCAACTCCGTCATCTCCTTTCAGTTCTGA